The Mesorhizobium loti genome includes a region encoding these proteins:
- a CDS encoding SDR family oxidoreductase, giving the protein MAELDTRKTIVLTGASRGIGHATVKRFSREGWRVITCSRQAFAEDCPWPAGPEDHIKVDLADQEDVGIAVSEIRHRLEAHGGQLHALVNNAGISPKLKDGNSRMDSIDTPMHVWRDVFQVNFFAPIMLARGLFKELAAAKGSIVNVTSIAGTRVHPFAGTAYATSKAALGSLTREMAHDFGPHGIRVNAIAPGEIDTAILSPGTDKIVETIPLRRLGTTAEVADIIFFLCSQQASYVTGSEIHINGGQHV; this is encoded by the coding sequence ATGGCTGAACTCGACACTAGAAAAACCATCGTGCTGACCGGCGCCAGCCGCGGCATCGGGCACGCCACGGTCAAGCGTTTTTCGCGCGAGGGCTGGCGCGTCATCACCTGCTCCAGGCAGGCTTTCGCCGAGGATTGCCCCTGGCCGGCCGGGCCGGAGGACCACATCAAGGTCGATCTCGCCGACCAGGAGGATGTCGGCATCGCCGTTTCCGAAATCCGCCACCGGCTGGAAGCGCATGGCGGCCAGTTGCATGCGCTGGTCAACAATGCCGGCATTTCGCCGAAGCTCAAGGACGGCAATAGCCGCATGGACTCGATCGACACGCCGATGCATGTCTGGCGCGACGTGTTCCAGGTCAATTTCTTCGCGCCGATCATGCTGGCGCGCGGCCTGTTCAAGGAACTGGCGGCGGCCAAGGGCTCGATCGTCAACGTCACCTCGATCGCCGGCACCCGGGTGCATCCCTTCGCCGGCACGGCCTATGCGACGTCGAAAGCGGCACTCGGCTCGCTGACGCGCGAGATGGCGCATGATTTCGGTCCGCACGGCATCCGCGTCAACGCCATCGCGCCCGGCGAGATCGACACCGCGATCCTGTCGCCGGGCACGGACAAGATCGTCGAGACCATTCCGCTCAGGCGCCTTGGCACCACGGCCGAGGTCGCTGACATCATCTTCTTCCTGTGCTCGCAGCAGGCGTCCTATGTGACGGGTTCGGAAATCCACATCAATGGCGGCCAGCACGTGTGA